In a single window of the Raphanus sativus cultivar WK10039 chromosome 9, ASM80110v3, whole genome shotgun sequence genome:
- the LOC108824902 gene encoding uncharacterized protein LOC108824902, with protein sequence MGLHQGDPLSPILFVMMMNILSLMSNKAAEEGSFDYHLGCEDMQLTHICFVDDLLIFLDGSKRSLEGVLQVLAEFEHISGLAVNIAKTSLFNCGVPTDIIQRFRSRFGLAQASLPIRYLGLPLSSKKLSLKDYDPLIFQIKRKLGSWTSKTLSMAGRLTLISSVIAGITGFWMSTFLLPKCVMNKITSLCSSFLWHDTIGFSTGAKVSWEELSILKAEGGLDGLSLLGIPKDSSVAEFCSRSDITTWSVKAVLYNSFSSRIIFNAIKTQRQKKDWAPLIWHKAVIPRHATTTWLFTVNQNPTFDRIAAWDPDAETLGLLLGWRSYSGYLLLKGTILKRQLFFKAGKQQFMSFGGKSRRLHDGLTWSPARVIRLILSSLRDKLSAMSTQGLPRGPLLASFWFHPP encoded by the exons ATGGGGTTACACCAAGGGGATCCGCTTTCGCCTATTCTGTTTGTCATGATGATGAACATCCTCTCCTTGATGTCGAACAAAGCCGCAGAAGAGGGCTCTTTTGATTATCATCTTGGCTGTGAAGATATGCAACTGACTCACATATGCTTTGTGGATGATCTGTTGATCTTCTTAGATGGTTCAAAGAGATCTTTGGAAGGAGTTTTGCAGGTCCTGGCTGAATTTGAGCATATTTCTGGCCTAGCTGTGAATATTGCAAAGACCTCCTTGTTCAATTGTGGGGTTCCGACCGATATTATTCAGAGGTTTCGCTCGAGATTTGGTCTAGCTCAGGCTTCTCTTCCAATCCGCTATTTGGGTCTCCCTCTTAGCTCAAAAAAGTTGTCCTTGAAAGACTATGATCCGCTCATTTtccaaatcaaaagaaaattggGGTCTTGGACTTCAAAAACTTTATCAATGGCTGGGAGGCTCACTCTGATATCTTCGGTAATTGCGGGTATCACGGGTTTCTGGATGTCGACGTTTCTTCTCCCAAAATGTGTTATGAATAAGATTACTAGTCTTTGCAGTTCCTTCCTTTGGCACGACACAATAGGCTTTTCTACGGGAGCCAAGGTCTCGTGGGAAGAGCTCTCGATCCTTAAAGCAGAAGGGGGGTTGG ATGGTCTTTCGCTGTTGGGTATTCCTAAAGACTCTTCTGTTGCAGAG TTCTGCTCACGGTCAGATATTACTACTTGGTCAGTTAAGGCTGTGCTTTATAATTCCTTCTCTTCAAGGATTATCTTCAACGCCATTAAAACTCAACGCCAAAAGAAGGATTGGGCTCCCCTGATTTGGCATAAAGCAGTGATTCCAAGACATGCAACAACAACTTGGTTATTCACTGTCAACCAAAACCCCACCTTTGACAGGATTGCTGCCTGGGATCCGGATGCTGAAACG CTTGGCCTTCTTCTTGGTTGGAGATCTTACAGTGGTTACCTCTTGCTCAAGGGAACAATACTCAAAAGACAGCTATTCTTCAAGGCTGGCAAGCAACAATTTATGAGCTTTGGAGGGAAAAGTAGGCGTCTTCACGATGGTCTCACATGGTCACCTGCTCGGGTCATTAGGCTTATCCTCTCTTCCTTAAGGGATAAACTCTCAGCTATGTCGACCCAGGGCCTCCCAAGAGGTCCCCTACTGGCTTCCTTCTGGTTTCATCCACCATAA
- the LOC108825798 gene encoding translation initiation factor IF-1, chloroplastic, with amino-acid sequence MLQLCSIFRPQLLFSPKIRFTDGVLIRQVNFGSSNSVVSIRPVIRCQRVSGGRGGANRSKPAKPPVKEGSNKTVIEGLVTESLPNGMFRVDLENGDNILGYICGKIRKNFIRILPGDKVKVEMSVYDSTKGRIVFRMSSRD; translated from the exons atgctTCAACTCTGCTCCATTTTCCGTCCTCAACTTCTCTTTTCTCCCAAAATCCGATTCACAGATGGAGTTTTGATTCG CCAAGTAAACTTTGGTTCGAGCAATTCAGTTGTGAGTATCCGTCCAGTGATACGTTGCCAGAGAGTAAGTGGAGGTCGAGGAGGAGCTAACCGAAGCAAACCCGCCAAGCCTCCTGTTAAAGAAGGCAGCAACAAAACAGTGATCGAAGGTTTAGTCACCGAATCGCTTCCCAACGGCATGTTCCGAGTTGATCTTGAGAATGGAGATAACATTCTTGGGTACATTTGTGGTAAGATCAGGAAGAATTTCATACGAATTCTCCCTGGTGATAAAGTGAAAGTTGAAATGAGTGTTTATGATTCTACGAAAGGTCGTATCGTTTTCAGAATGAGTAGTAGAGACTAA